Proteins from one Pseudomonas grandcourensis genomic window:
- a CDS encoding LysR substrate-binding domain-containing protein, translating to MPDHRLPPLNAVRAFDAAARLGSYVEASKALHVTQPAIGRHVKLLEDWLGIQLFERTSRGVNLTVAGEKYHRKITAALQLIIEAGKEAQPKHAERWLRIMVVPGFAKRWLMPRIEAMRHLRPGLKFAIEPNSTFTEVDGKSADLGIVYGVDGQYAHSRTSLICPRVFPICSPDYLASVEPIDSPADLVKHNLIHVDDGEWWNLWFAANDLDIHLNSDMLYVNNDHALSVAESGQGIALANEVLVREELHSGKLVRVVDAQVKLESYRVLTPSAELSADVAWFIDWLKSELEQDFPEAVIRA from the coding sequence ATGCCTGACCACCGTTTGCCGCCGCTCAACGCGGTGCGTGCCTTTGATGCCGCGGCCCGGTTGGGCAGCTATGTCGAAGCCTCCAAGGCCCTGCACGTGACCCAGCCGGCCATCGGCCGCCACGTGAAGTTGCTGGAAGACTGGCTGGGCATCCAACTGTTCGAGCGCACCTCTCGCGGGGTCAACCTGACGGTGGCGGGGGAGAAGTACCACCGCAAGATCACCGCCGCCTTGCAGCTGATCATCGAGGCCGGAAAAGAGGCGCAGCCAAAACACGCCGAACGCTGGCTGCGCATCATGGTGGTGCCGGGGTTCGCCAAGCGCTGGCTGATGCCGCGCATCGAGGCCATGCGTCATCTGCGCCCGGGCTTGAAGTTCGCCATCGAACCCAATTCGACCTTCACCGAAGTGGATGGCAAAAGCGCTGACCTGGGCATCGTCTACGGGGTGGACGGCCAATACGCCCACTCGCGCACCAGCCTGATTTGTCCTCGAGTGTTTCCGATCTGTTCCCCCGATTATCTGGCCAGCGTCGAGCCCATCGACAGCCCCGCGGACCTGGTGAAGCACAACCTGATCCACGTCGATGACGGCGAGTGGTGGAACCTGTGGTTCGCCGCCAACGACCTCGACATCCACCTCAATTCGGACATGCTCTACGTCAACAACGACCACGCATTGTCGGTGGCCGAGAGCGGGCAGGGCATCGCGCTGGCCAACGAGGTGCTGGTGCGCGAGGAACTCCATAGCGGCAAGCTGGTGCGGGTGGTGGACGCGCAAGTGAAGCTGGAAAGCTATCGGGTGCTGACGCCGTCCGCCGAGCTCTCGGCGGACGTGGCGTGGTTTATCGACTGGCTCAAGAGCGAGCTGGAGCAGGACTTCCCGGAGGCGGTGATCCGCGCCTGA
- a CDS encoding ABC transporter ATP-binding protein, whose amino-acid sequence MNALHSLQTLAVSIRSVRKVYGDPKTGPVALKSIDLDIRDNEFFTLLGPSGCGKTTLLRMIAGFEFPTEGEILLYGENIADRPPFQRPVNTVFQHYALFPHMTIAENLAFGLESHPMGKVLNKTQMAERVREMLALVQMERFANRKPAQLSGGQQQRVALARALAPHPKVLLLDEPLSALDLKLRQAMREELKTIQARTGITFIFVTHDQEEALTMSDRIAVLSEGEVQQVGRPEDIYERPRNRFVADFIGETNFIEGTVTRVEGGLAWFAGPAGHPLPAQPCSDVRVGANVTLSVRPERLHLVPGNTECALPCRIEAQIYLGTDLQYQVSLSDGSRLTVRTPNCVDQSKRFAVGSQAGLLFDQGSASVLHD is encoded by the coding sequence ATGAATGCCCTGCATTCGCTGCAAACGCTGGCGGTTTCCATCCGCTCAGTGCGCAAAGTCTACGGCGATCCAAAGACTGGCCCGGTGGCGCTCAAAAGCATCGACCTGGACATTCGCGACAACGAATTCTTCACCCTTCTCGGCCCTTCGGGCTGCGGAAAAACCACGCTCCTGCGGATGATCGCCGGGTTCGAATTCCCTACCGAAGGCGAGATTCTGCTCTACGGCGAAAACATCGCCGATCGCCCGCCGTTCCAGCGCCCGGTCAACACGGTGTTCCAGCATTACGCGCTGTTCCCGCACATGACCATCGCCGAGAACCTGGCCTTCGGCCTTGAGTCCCACCCGATGGGCAAAGTCCTGAACAAAACGCAAATGGCCGAACGGGTGCGCGAGATGCTCGCCCTGGTGCAGATGGAGCGCTTTGCCAACCGCAAGCCGGCGCAGCTGTCCGGCGGTCAGCAACAGCGCGTCGCCCTGGCTCGCGCATTGGCGCCGCATCCAAAAGTCTTGCTGCTCGACGAACCGCTCTCGGCGCTAGACCTCAAGCTGCGCCAGGCCATGCGCGAAGAGCTGAAAACCATTCAAGCCCGCACCGGCATCACCTTCATCTTCGTCACCCATGATCAGGAAGAAGCCCTGACCATGTCCGACCGCATCGCCGTGTTGTCCGAAGGCGAAGTGCAGCAGGTCGGTCGTCCGGAAGACATCTACGAACGCCCGCGCAATCGCTTTGTCGCGGACTTCATAGGTGAAACCAACTTCATCGAAGGCACGGTAACCCGCGTCGAAGGCGGCCTGGCCTGGTTCGCCGGCCCGGCCGGTCATCCGCTGCCTGCACAGCCGTGCAGCGATGTGCGGGTCGGGGCCAACGTCACATTGTCCGTGCGCCCCGAGCGTCTGCATCTGGTACCGGGCAATACCGAATGTGCCTTGCCGTGCCGGATCGAAGCGCAGATCTACCTCGGCACCGACCTGCAATACCAGGTCAGCCTGAGCGACGGTTCGCGCCTCACCGTGCGCACCCCCAACTGCGTCGACCAGAGCAAGCGTTTCGCCGTCGGCAGCCAGGCCGGTCTGTTGTTCGACCAGGGCAGCGCCAGCGTCCTGCACGATTGA